GGGTGTCCGGGTTATCTGGCATTAGAGAGTGAGTGGGTGAAATGAGGGTTATCGCAGCAATTGGAGGGGAGGTCAACATTCCTCACACCCCCCCGAACCGGCGGTGGCGCTGGTGAAAGGCGCGGATGGCGGCCTTCAGGTCTTCCTTGGAGAAATCAGGCCAGAGTTTTTCGGTGATGTAGAATTCCGTGTAGCTGAGCTGCCAGAGGAGGAAGTTTGACAGCCGCATTTCGCCGCTAGTGCGGATCAGCAGGTCGGGGTCCGGGTAGTAGCGCGTGTAGAGGTGCTTGCTGAAGACCTCACAATCGATCATTGCCTTGTCGAGGTGGCCGCGCTCGATGCTTTGCAGCAGGCTTTTTACGCCATCGACGATCTCCTCGCGGCCACCGTAGCTCAGCGCGAGAATCAGCGTGAGACCGGTGTTTTGCGCCGTGTTCTCGATGCAGCGGTGCAATTCCGTCTGGCAGGACTGGGGCAGGTCGTGCAGGCGGCCGATGGCTTGAAGGCGCACGTTCTGCTTCATCATCAGCGGCAGTTCACCACGCAGAAAGAACTCCAGCAGCTTCATCAAGGCCTCGACCTCGCGCTTCGGACGTTTCCAGTTCTCCGCAGAAAAGGCGTAAAGCGTGAGGAACTCGACGCCGATCTCCCCGCAGCATTCCACCACCCGCCGCACGGTTTCCGCGCCGGCTCGATGCCCCTCCGTGCGCGGCAGGCCGCGTTCTTTGGCCCAACGACCGTTGCCGTCCATGATCATGGCGATATGGCGGGGGACGGGCTTCAAATCATCGTTGGGGCGGCTCATGCGGAGGGAAAACCTACCGCAGGACGTCCGTGACGCTAGAAAGTTCTGTCTTCAAAGCTCCTGGGGAGGGATTGAATGAATCATCTGGCGCAACAACCGGCGCATGCGTTAGGTTTTGCGCACGATGAATCCCGGCATCACCGCCAGCCTGATCTGTCCGGCCTGCGGCCAGGCGTTTCTCTCCGTGCAGCAGAGCATGGAGGGCATGGCGCAGTGCCCGCACTGCGCGCATAATGCGCCGCGCGGGCACTTTGGCACCCAGGCCCAGGTGGCTGGGGTGATGCAGGTGCGGCGGCGTGTCTCCCAGACCCAGCCGCTGCAAAACATGACGGCTCCCGTGTTTCAGCCGCCCCAGAACACTGCGCCACAACCGGCGGCCTGGCCGGGCGGGCAGACGATGCCGGTGCAAACTCCCACGGCATCCATTGCACGCGCCACGTTGCAGCATTCGCAGGCGCTCATGCCGACGGGCGCGCCGCCGCCTCCACCTTCACAGGAAAACATGACTCTGCCGCACCTGCGCACCTCGTCGTGGCGCGGTGCCTTCATCATGCTGGCGTTTCTGGTCGTCTGCGGAGCCGCCGTCTGGCTGTGGTGGGATCAGGCCAACGCACCGGCTATTTCGAAATCAGCCGCGGCATCACCGCCGCCGGTTATGGCGGAAATTCGCCAGACTCCCATCGTCGCCAGGACGGAAACCGCCCATGCTTGGGTGGAACCACCGGATATCACGGCCATCTCCGCTGACGTGAAGGCATTGGTCACGGAATTCTTCGCCGCCGACACCCCGGAGCGCCGCGCGGCGTGCATACACGACGCAGGCAAACACAGCGCCGAGATCGAAGCGCAGTTTGGAGCGGCAGCGGCGGGAAAAATAGAACTGCGCCTGCTCGCACGCATTCCCGGCATGCCGCTATTCGTGCCAGGCGGGCAGCCCGCGCCGTTGTTTAAGGTGGTGACCTCGAAATGCCCCAACGGGGCGCTCATTCGTCTCGAGACCGGCGCTGATGGCAAGCGCCGCATCCACTGGCCGCTGCTGTTTGAAACGCACGCGGCCACGCTGGCCTCCTTCATGAACCAGCAGGACGCTGAGGCCGCCTGGTTCCACGTCGGCCTGAGGCCCAGCCACGGTTTGGACATTCCGGCTGAGCTGCGGCCCAAATACCTCACCTTCGACGTTCAAGTCTCTGCCAACAGCGATCCGCACTTCGTCGCCTGCGTGGAGCGCGACACACCCCTCGGACGATTTCTGGATCGTGAGACCGAATGGGGGAAGGCCTATCTGGCACGATTGCTCGTGCGCAAACTCGATGTGCAGGCCGATGCTCCCTGCCTGCTGGTGATCGATTGCGAAGGTGCGCAGGAGAAATGAGTCAAAGAGTTGGAGTTAAGCGTGCTGTGCGCCAGCACGCCTAACCCCTCACTCATAACTTCATACCCGACTTACTTCGGCGCATCACCGGAGCGCTTCTCATCCTCGCGGGCCAGTTCTTCCAGGGTCATTTCCCGGGTCGGCGCGTTGGCCGGATCTTCATCAGGCATCTGCGAGCTTTGGTCTTCGCCCAGGTATTCCTCCTCGGGTTTTTCGACTTCGGGTGGCGGCGCGGACGGCGTGGCGGCAGGAGCCTGATAATCGGCCTTCGTATCGTCCTCGTCATCAGCGGACGACCAAGGATTGTAGTTTTCATTGTCCCAGTCGTCGCCGGTGGACTGCTCCAGCTCCTTCTCGTCCTTCTCGATTTCGGCGTAGTATTCGGGGAAGGCGGCGCGGTCTTTTTTCTCCAAGATGTAAGCCAGCCAGACACAGATGGCATAGAGCACGTAGAGCGGCCCGGACATCAGCATCAGGGTCAGCACGTCCGGTGTCGGCGTGATGACAGCGGCAAAGAGGGTGATGGCCACCAGCGCATGACGCCAGGTGGACTTCATGAGCTTGAAGTTGAGGAAATCGAGCTTCACGAGCGCCATCACGATGACTGGCAGCTCAAATGAAATGCCGAAGACCAGGATGAAACGTGTGGAGAAGGTGATGTACTCGCTCAGTTCCCACATCTGCTTCGCCCCCAGGCTCTCGGCGAACTGGTCGAAGAACAGCAGCGCCTTCGGCAACACCACCCAGTAGGCGAACGCGGCTCCGCCGAGGAACAGCCCCGTGCCGATGCCGATGGCAGGAAACAGCAGTCTTTTCTCTTTCGGCTTCAGTCCGGGCAGGATGAACTGCAGCAGATAAATCAGCAGCAGCGGGAAGGAAATGATCACTGCGGCGATGAGCGAGACATTGATCGCCATCATGAACGGCCCGGCCACGCCGGTGTTGATGAGGTAGCCCTGTGCTTCTTCCAGCGATTTAACCAGACCGGAGAGCACCAGCGGGTAGAGGATGCCTTTGAACAGCTCCTTGTAGAAGACAAACGTGATGATGGTGGAAATCACCAGCGTCATCACGATGCGCACGATCATCGTGCGCAGATCCTCGAGATGTTCGAGGAACGGTTTTTCCTCATCGCCTTTGCCGCCGAGATTGAGGGCGACTTTTTCGCGAACTTTGAAGACTTTTTGAAGGATGCCGGACCACATGGGAGTGAAAAGGGAAGGGGGTTGCGGATGCAATAGGACTACGGCAGTCCTTGGGCCGCGATCCGCGCGTAGAGAGCCAGCGTCAGGGCGTTGGTGATCGCATTGGCAGCAATCATCCCACGCAGTTCTCCCGCGCTGACCAACCGCACGTCGCTGATGTGCTCGCTTCCATCCGGTTCCGGACGGCTGACGACACACACGGGCTTCGCCGTGAAAAGATAAACGATCTCATCGGTGAAACCTTGCGAAGGAAAATACCAGCCCAGCGGCTCCAGCGTGCCGTGCTCGTTGTCCAGGGCGCAGCCGCATTCTTCGCGTAGTTCGTTCAACGCGGTGTAGATGATCGATTCGCGGGTGACTTCCGTGTCGATCTGCCCGGCCGGAAACTCCCACATGGTCTGCATCACCGGCAGGCGTTCCTGATGCACCATCACGAACCGCCCATCTTCCAGCATTGGCGCAATCGCCACGGCGGCCTTTCGTTGCACCACCATCCACGGCACTTCTTCGTGGCGGTTCGGCGTGGTGAACCACGCGCGCTCCACACTCACATGCGGATTTTCAAACGTCATTTCACTGCGCGTCTTCCGCCAGCCAGGCTCGGCTCCGGGAGTGTAGAGATCGAAGTCCGGGATCTGCATGCCAGTTACGCGTTCAAAGCCGCACGCCAGCGCGCGAGTTGGGCTTTCACATTCTGCGGTGAGGGGGCGCCGATGCCCTTCCGTGCGATCATGGCGGTTTCGAGGTTCAAACAGGCCGTCATATCGGCTGCAAAGGCCGGCGAGAAGCGTTGGAACTCCTCCAGCTTCATTTCGCCAAACCCTCGCTTCTGCTCAATCGAGTAAGCAACGAGTTTGCCGATCACTTCATGGGCCTGACGGAACGGCACGCCGTGATTGACGAGATAATCGGCCAGATCCGTCGCCAGCAGCATTGGATCGCTCGCTGCGGCGGTCGTTTTGGCCCGGTTCACGTCCATGCCGCTGATCATTTCGGTGAAAACTTCGAGGGCGATCGAGATCGTGTCGATGGAATCAAACAGCGGCTCCTTGTCCTCCTGCAAATCGCGATTGTAGGTCATCGGCAGGCCCTTGAGCAGCGTCAGTATGCTCATGAGGTTGCCAATCAGCCGCGCCGACTTGCCACGCGTGAGTTCCGCCACGTCGGGATTCTTCTTCTGCGGCATCAACGACGAACCCGTCGTGTGCGCATCGCTCAGCGTCACAAAACCAAATTCCGCGCTCGCCCACAGGATCACATCCTCGCTCAGGCGGGACAGATGCACGCCCTGCAAGGAGATCGCGAACAGCAGCTCCGCGACGAAATCACGGTCGCTGACCGCATCCATTGAGTTCTGCGTCACGCCGTCAAAACCAAGCTGCTGCGCCACGAATTCGCGGTCGAGGATGATCGTGCTGCCAGCGAGAGCGCCAGAGCCCAGCGGCATCACGTTGAGCCGCTTCCGGCAGTCGGCCAGACGTGCCGCATCACGATCCAGCATCTCGACATAGGCCAGCAGATGATGAGCAAAGAGCACTGGCTGCCCACGTTGCAGATGCGTGTAGCCCGGCATCACTGCATCGTTGCCACGTTCGGCGCATTCGATCAGCGCTGCCTGCATCGCGCGGGTGTGTTGGAGGATCGAATCAATCGCCGAGCGGCAGTAAAGCCGCACATCGGTCGCGATCTGGTCATTCCGGCTCCGTGCCGTGTGCAGTTTCGCGCCTGCTGGCCCGATCCGCTTGGTCAGTTCGGACTCGATGTTCATGTGGACGTCTTCCAGCGACTCCTTGAACTCAAAGTTTCCTTTTTCGATCTCGTGACGGATTTCCAGCAGCCCGGATTCGATCTTCTGCTGCTCCTCGGCGGTCAAAATGCCCGCTTTGAGCAGCCCTTTCGAGTGCGCGATGGAACCGGCGATGTCATGGGCGAACAACCGCCAGTCAAACGACACGGATTCTCCGTAGCGCTGCACGAGAGCGCTGGTTTCCTGAGCAAAACGGCCTTTCCACATAATTTCGAGGGCGCGCAGACTAGCGGCTTTCGCCCCAGGCGCAACCGCCGTGGCGAAGTGCGAGATATGGCCGTTTCCAGCAACTGGCAGCGCAAAATCTGCCGCAAGTCCGCATTTGCCAGAATCCCGCTTCTTGTTAATCTCCCTTCAAAGTTTGCGACAGAGTCTCAATTGCAGAACCGTTTCCTTCCCATGCCCGCCACCCTTGCTGAACTCCCCGTTGGCTCCAGCGCCATCGTTCAGGCCATGCCCACCGGCCGTTCCTGCCTCACGCGTCTGCGTGAGATGGGTATCGTGCCCGGCACCCGTGTCCAAGTGACCCGGCGTGCTCCGCTGGGCGAGCCGATCGAGATTTGTGTGCGCGGCTCCCATCTTTCCATGCGCAACCACGAGGCGGCCTTTATCGCCATCTCCGCTGCATGAGTGCCGCCGCTGCCGAGACACCTCTTATAGCCATCGTGGGAAACCCGAATTCGGGCAAAACCACGCTCTTCAACCTGCTCACGGGATTGAAGCAAAAAGTGGCGAATTACCCTGGCGTCACCGTCGAGAAGAAGATCGGCGAGTGCTATTCCCAGCACGGCAAAAAACTTCGCCTCATCGACCTGCCGGGCGCTTACAGCCTGAACGCTCGTTCGCCGGATGAGGCCGTGCTGCGCGATGTTTTGCTCGGCCGCCGGCCCGAAACGCCGCGTCCAGACCGCGTGGTCTGCGTGGTCGATTCCGCCAACTTCGAGCGCAATCTCTACATGGTCAGCCAGGTGCTCGAACTCGGCCTGCCGACAATTTTGGTGCTCAACATGGCCGATGTGGCCGAGCAACGCGAGTGGCGCATCGACGCGGCCAAATTGACCGAGATTCTCGGTGTTCTCGTCGTCAAAACAAACGCTGTCAGCGGCGAGGGCCTCATCGAACTCAAGCTCGCTCTCAGTCGCGAAGACATCACACCACCCAAGTGGCAGAACGCCGCACTGCCTGAAGGCGTGAAGGCTGCCTTGGAGCACAGCCGTGATGCCATGCGCCAAGCGGGAGCCATTCACACGCGCTCCAGTCTGTTGGAGCCGCTTTACCTGCTCTCCGATCACGATCCCACGCACTACGGCATCGCGGACACGCAAATCGGCCGCATTCACGAGCTGCGCAGCCGCATGGAGGCCGATTTTCCCGGCTGGGAGGATGCGCTCGTGGCCGAACGCTACCGCCGCATCGAGGAACTCTGCGCGCAGGTCTTGAAACGGCCCGACCAGGAGATCGAAACCACCACCACCAAGCTCGACCGCATCCTGCTGCATCCCGTGCTCGGCTTTGTGAATCTGCTGCTCGTGCTCGGGTTGCTGTTCTTCCTCATCTTCAAGGTCGCCGAAGGCCCCATGGGCTGGATCGAGGCCGGCTTTGCCCAGCTTGGCGCGTGGGTGGAAGGTTTGATGTCTCCCGGCGATTTCCGCGATCTCATCGTCAACGGCGTGGTGCCAGGCGTCAGCGGCGTGGTCATCTTCCTGCCGCAAATTTTGATCTTGTTCTTCTTCATCGGCATCATGGAGGACACCGGCTACATGTCGCGTCTGGCCTTCATCATGGACTGGGCCATGAGCAAGGTCGGCCTCAACGGCAAATCGTTCCTGCCCTTCCTCAGCTCGTATGCCTGCGCCATTCCCGGCGTCATGGCCGCGCGCACCATCGACAGCCCGAAGGACCGGCTCATCACCATCTT
Above is a genomic segment from Prosthecobacter sp. containing:
- a CDS encoding isoprenyl transferase, which encodes MSRPNDDLKPVPRHIAMIMDGNGRWAKERGLPRTEGHRAGAETVRRVVECCGEIGVEFLTLYAFSAENWKRPKREVEALMKLLEFFLRGELPLMMKQNVRLQAIGRLHDLPQSCQTELHRCIENTAQNTGLTLILALSYGGREEIVDGVKSLLQSIERGHLDKAMIDCEVFSKHLYTRYYPDPDLLIRTSGEMRLSNFLLWQLSYTEFYITEKLWPDFSKEDLKAAIRAFHQRHRRFGGV
- the tatC gene encoding twin-arginine translocase subunit TatC, producing the protein MWSGILQKVFKVREKVALNLGGKGDEEKPFLEHLEDLRTMIVRIVMTLVISTIITFVFYKELFKGILYPLVLSGLVKSLEEAQGYLINTGVAGPFMMAINVSLIAAVIISFPLLLIYLLQFILPGLKPKEKRLLFPAIGIGTGLFLGGAAFAYWVVLPKALLFFDQFAESLGAKQMWELSEYITFSTRFILVFGISFELPVIVMALVKLDFLNFKLMKSTWRHALVAITLFAAVITPTPDVLTLMLMSGPLYVLYAICVWLAYILEKKDRAAFPEYYAEIEKDEKELEQSTGDDWDNENYNPWSSADDEDDTKADYQAPAATPSAPPPEVEKPEEEYLGEDQSSQMPDEDPANAPTREMTLEELAREDEKRSGDAPK
- a CDS encoding NUDIX hydrolase, whose product is MQIPDFDLYTPGAEPGWRKTRSEMTFENPHVSVERAWFTTPNRHEEVPWMVVQRKAAVAIAPMLEDGRFVMVHQERLPVMQTMWEFPAGQIDTEVTRESIIYTALNELREECGCALDNEHGTLEPLGWYFPSQGFTDEIVYLFTAKPVCVVSRPEPDGSEHISDVRLVSAGELRGMIAANAITNALTLALYARIAAQGLP
- the argH gene encoding argininosuccinate lyase, whose product is MWKGRFAQETSALVQRYGESVSFDWRLFAHDIAGSIAHSKGLLKAGILTAEEQQKIESGLLEIRHEIEKGNFEFKESLEDVHMNIESELTKRIGPAGAKLHTARSRNDQIATDVRLYCRSAIDSILQHTRAMQAALIECAERGNDAVMPGYTHLQRGQPVLFAHHLLAYVEMLDRDAARLADCRKRLNVMPLGSGALAGSTIILDREFVAQQLGFDGVTQNSMDAVSDRDFVAELLFAISLQGVHLSRLSEDVILWASAEFGFVTLSDAHTTGSSLMPQKKNPDVAELTRGKSARLIGNLMSILTLLKGLPMTYNRDLQEDKEPLFDSIDTISIALEVFTEMISGMDVNRAKTTAAASDPMLLATDLADYLVNHGVPFRQAHEVIGKLVAYSIEQKRGFGEMKLEEFQRFSPAFAADMTACLNLETAMIARKGIGAPSPQNVKAQLARWRAALNA
- a CDS encoding FeoA family protein, which produces MPATLAELPVGSSAIVQAMPTGRSCLTRLREMGIVPGTRVQVTRRAPLGEPIEICVRGSHLSMRNHEAAFIAISAA
- the feoB gene encoding ferrous iron transport protein B, whose translation is MSAAAAETPLIAIVGNPNSGKTTLFNLLTGLKQKVANYPGVTVEKKIGECYSQHGKKLRLIDLPGAYSLNARSPDEAVLRDVLLGRRPETPRPDRVVCVVDSANFERNLYMVSQVLELGLPTILVLNMADVAEQREWRIDAAKLTEILGVLVVKTNAVSGEGLIELKLALSREDITPPKWQNAALPEGVKAALEHSRDAMRQAGAIHTRSSLLEPLYLLSDHDPTHYGIADTQIGRIHELRSRMEADFPGWEDALVAERYRRIEELCAQVLKRPDQEIETTTTKLDRILLHPVLGFVNLLLVLGLLFFLIFKVAEGPMGWIEAGFAQLGAWVEGLMSPGDFRDLIVNGVVPGVSGVVIFLPQILILFFFIGIMEDTGYMSRLAFIMDWAMSKVGLNGKSFLPFLSSYACAIPGVMAARTIDSPKDRLITILIAPLASCSARLPVYSLLIGVLFPVGEVGAFVQAGIMLGLYSLGTLGAFFFAWVFNKFVMKGSASPMILEMPSYKMPALKSILLHVWQRARMFLVRAGTIILGISILIWAASTYPKSNTEDKALQLENSLAGRAGKFIEPAISPLGYDWKIGIGLIGSFAAREVFNSTMSVVYAVESEDDENLEPLRDKLAAERRPDGRAVYTPLVCISLLVFYVFAMQCVSTIAIVKRETGSWKWAMFQLGYMTGTAYLLSLLIFQIGTGLGY